The Coffea arabica cultivar ET-39 chromosome 1e, Coffea Arabica ET-39 HiFi, whole genome shotgun sequence genome has a window encoding:
- the LOC113743703 gene encoding meiosis-specific protein ASY3-like produces the protein MDLSQQPNFSDGQARESRSFHSLSGQPRKISIGILADSFCQNSGPKDVNAKDSLVRVHENVTPSKANSAQDGKWTDRVLYAANQGKQTEVLVQETSPWLSPKSFNQKLPTPEQVRGAEITCILPATGPVTETHHVLHLPRPPPANFSAHYFDNHMSGLESSNGSQRKFDGDMPGMRDITGEGFEKLSFTTIQKVATEKDVGGYEATKEETRGSETLRMKLWEILGTISSPNEQHPNDCDLGMEAKNMKLVQKSDAECKPVVKPTQNSDTIESDSEGHGRPVRRPRKRSLIRNGASNKLKAAKSNDAQLTRYMKDNQEKYACFEEVLSRRQHYSATGGTLAVMRKKSEKWSTGIKSRMMRFNEHENPGHDEKVNNRGERRPALQNSMMHGDEVGDKNETFKRIKKDSTEPKKVSLEISSQKVHVEGVSEHPRNDVDGPKLQKDVDLQQDVGYALLKSTSEQKFDIPCPAFGEKTPREIFPDLPPSEMRIHATRSTPGSPPETKLGEADDDSPPKLVSNTEGIRRFKSFLASKLTCDKSNSKSNSSDGPGGLEDFSYMKPRPIVEDPGSRLSSSSSEGSDSETLKEDSLPSAQSKSLGESELFPEVGTVKKPDFVLHLNKKHQYQETIEVSGFSPTSFSRKGIEDYGNVQQHLELHQGDGLASAVTLFALALERVKIRMKSVIRKRSAEILTSVAEGIHMQLQTAESQIQADMGKLTSLTKSKRKHLEMRFQELQGQLNVIYAKFKEEVHQHLQDCRDTVECLDANHMELRGIVEKQSASHRKLLLQAEEEIETHLTDAGRRIMKVHTLAREQMLQLKNAVVDCLNEGNLG, from the exons ATGGATTTAAGCCAACAGCCTAATTTCTCTGAT GGCCAAGCAAGGGAATCCAGAAGTTTTCACAGCCTGTCTGGCCAACCCCGGAAAATTTCCATAGGAATCCTGGCGGATTCCTTTTGCCAGAATTCTGGACCCAAAGATGTCAATGCCAAGGACTCCCTTGTTCGAGTACATGAAAATGTTACTCCTAGCAAAGCAAATTCTGCTCAAGATGGAAAATGGACGGACAGAGTTCTTTATGCTGCTAATCAAGGGAAACAAACAGAGGTGCTAGTCCAGGAGACTTCCCCTTGGTTATCTCCTAAATCTTTCAACCAAAAGTTACCAACACCAGAGCAAGTTCGTGGTGCAGAAATCACTTGCATTTTGCCAGCCACCGGGCCTGTCACTGAAACACACCATGTACTCCATCTACCAAGGCCACCACCAGCAAATTTTTCTGCGCACTATTTTGATAATCACATGTCAGGTCTGGAATCTAGTAACGGTTCACAGAGGAAGTTCGATGGGGACATGCCTGGAATGAGGGACATAACTGGAGAAGGCTTTGAGAAACTCTCTTTTACCACCATACAGAAAGTTGCAACAGAAAAGGATGTGGGAGGGTATGAAGCTACAAAGGAAGAAACAAGGGGCAGTGAAACTTTAAGAATGAAGCTCTGGGAGATCCTAGGAACCATTTCATCCCCAAATGAACAACATCCCAATGATTGTGACCTTGGGATGGAGGCCAAAAACATGAAATTAGTGCAAAAGAGTGATGCAGAGTGTAAGCCTGTTGTGAAGCCTACACAAAATTCGGACACAATAGAAAGTGATTCTGAGGGTCATGGTCGTCCTGTTAGGAGACCGAGGAAACGCTCTTTGATCAGGAATGGAGCTTCCAATAAATTAAAAGCAGCCAAGTCAAATGATGCACAGTTGACTCGTTATATGAAGGACAACCAAGAAAAGTATGCCTGCTTTGAAGAGGTGCTCTCCAGAAGACAACATTACAGTGCCACTGGAGGTACGTTAGCAGTCATGAGAAAGAAGAGTGAAAAGTGGAGCACTGGAATCAAGTCACGCATGATGCGCTTCAATGAACATGAAAATCCAGGACATGACGAGAAGGTTAACAATAGGGGCGAAAGAAGACCTGCACTTCAGAATTCAATGATGCACGGAGATGAAGTAGGAGATAAGAATGAAACATTTAAGAGGATTAAAAAAGATTCTACTGAGCCAAAGAAAGTTTCCCTTGAGATAAGTTCTCAGAAGGTTCATGTTGAAGGGGTGTCTGAGCACCCGAGGAATGACGTTGACGGTCCAAAATTACAAAAAGATGTGGATTTGCAGCAAGATGTTGGCTATGCATTGCTCAAAAGTACATCAGAGCAAAAGTTTGACATCCCCTGTCCGGCATTTGGAGAGAAGACACCCAGAGAAATATTTCCCGATTTGCCACCAAGTGAGATGAGAATACATGCCACAAGATCCACTCCTGGCTCCCCACCAGAAACCAAACTGGGGGAAGCAGATGATGACAGTCCTCCAAAGCTCGTGTCGAATACGGAGGGAATTCGACGCTTCAAGAGCTTTTTGGCCTCAAAGTTAACTTGTGACAAGTCAaattccaagtcaaattcttcT GATGGCCCAGGAGGATTAGAAGATTTTTCCTACATGAAACCCAGGCCTATTGTGGAAGACCCAGGAAGTAGGCTGTCTAGCTCGTCATCGGAGGGCAGTGATTCAGAGACCTTGAAAGAGGATTCCCTCCCAAGCGCACAGAGCAAGA GTCTGGGTGAATCAGAACTTTTTCCTGAAGTTGGTACTGTAAAGAAACCGGATTTTGTGCTTCATCTGAACAAAAAGCATCAGTATCAGGAAACCATTGAAGTTTCTGGATTTTCTCCCACCTCATTCTCTCGAAAAG GAATTGAAGACTATGGAAATGTTCAGCAACATTTGGAGTTGCATCAAGGGGATGGACTTGCTAG TGCTGTTACTCTATTTGCCTTGGCTTTAGAAAGAGTTAAAATCAGAATGAAGTCGGTGATCAGGAAAAGATCTGCTGAAATTCTAACCTCTGTTGCTGAAGGAATACATATGCAATTGCAGACCGCTGAATCTCAGATTCAAGCTGATAT GGGAAAACTGACTAGTCTCACTAAATCAAAGAGAAAACATCTGGAGATGAGATTTCAAG AACTACAAGGACAGTTGAATGTCATATATGCGAAGTTCAAGGAAGAGGTTCATCAGCATCTTCAAGATTGCAGAGACACAGTTGAGTGTCTGGATGCAAACCACATGGAGCTTAGAGGGATAGTAGAAAAACAAA GTGCATCTCATAGAAAGCTTCTTTTGCAAGctgaagaagaaattgagaCTCATCTGACTGATGCTGGGAGGAGAATAATGAAGGTCCATACT TTGGCAAGGGAACAGATGCTTCAGTTGAAAAATGCAGTAGTTGACTGTTTGAATGAAGGTAACCTTGGTTGA
- the LOC113735932 gene encoding protoporphyrinogen oxidase, chloroplastic-like, translating into MAITITSLGYYCCHCHHTINTSPPKLASSRRHTLSWRSFRCSYSTTVTPYSNAPIDGSSTSRLDCVIVGAGITGLTIAQALSGNNVLVTEARERVGGNITTVERDGYLWEEGPNSFQPSDPMLTLVVDSGLKDDLVLGDPKAPRFVFWEGKLRAVPSSPTDLPFFDLMSFPAKLRAAFGALGFRPSPPANEESVEQFVRRNLGNEVFERLIEPFCSGVYAGDPSKLSMKAAFGKVWKLEQNGGSIIGGTIKALKDRSSSAKVPRDPRLPKPKGQTVGSFKKGLAMLPDAISSRLGSKVKLSWKLSSIAKSEDGGYTLIYETPAGVISVQTRSVVMTVPSYVASSLLRPLSAAAADALSKFYYPPVAAVTISYPQEAVRGNCLIDGELKGFGQLHPRTQGVETLGTIYSSSLFPNRAPPGRVLLLNYIGGATNPGISLKTESQLVEAVDRDLRKMLINSNAREPLVLGVRLWSQAIPQFLVGHLDTLNAAKNGLANCGLKGLFLGGNYVSGVALGRCVEGAYEVAAEVKDFLAQYVCK; encoded by the exons ATGGCAATAACCATCACTTCCTTGGGCTACTATTGTTGCCATTGCCACCACACTATCAACACAAGCCCCCCAAAGTTGGCCTCCTCCAGGCGTCATACACTCAGTTGGAGGAGCTTCCGATGTTCCTACTCCACCACAGTCACCCCGTATTCCAACGCTCCCATCGACGGCAGCTCCACATCCCGCTTGGACTGTGTCATCGTTGGAGCCGGTATAACCGGCCTCACCATCGCCCAGGCCCTGTCTGGTAACAATGTGCTCGTGACGGAGGCCAGAGAACGAGTGGGCGGCAACATTACCACGGTGGAGAGGGACGGATATCTATGGGAAGAGGGTCCCAACAGTTTCCAGCCCTCCGACCCAATGCTGACCCTGGTCGTGGATAGCGGCCTCAAGGATGATTTGGTACTGGGAGATCCCAAAGCCCCTCGTTTCGTTTTCTGGGAGGGCAAGCTCAGAGCTGTCCCCTCAAGCCCCACCGACCTTCCTTTCTTCGACTTGATGTCGTTCCCCGCCAAACTCAGGGCCGCTTTTGGTGCCTTAGGTTTCCGTCCTTCACCTCCA GCTAATGAGGAGTCGGTTGAACAGTTTGTGCGTCGTAATCTTGGCAACGAGGTCTTTGAACGCTTGATTGAGCCTTTCTGCTCTG GTGTTTATGCTGGTGATCCATCAAAGTTGAGTATGAAAGCTGCCTTTGGAAAAGTTTGGAAGTTGGAGCAAAATGGCGGCAGCATCATTGGTGGAACCATTAAAGCACTAAAAGATAGATCTAGTAGCGCCAAAGTTCCTCGAGATCC GCGTTTGCCAAAGCCAAAAGGTCAAACAGTCGGATCATTTAAGAAGGGACTGGCCATGTTACCTGATGCGATCTCTTCAAG GTTGGGAAGCAAAGTTAAATTGTCATGGAAGCTCTCAAGTATTGCCAAGTCAGAAGACGGTGGGTATACCTTAATATATGAGACACCGGCGGGAGTTATTTCTGTGCAGACCAGAAGTGTGGTGATGACTGTTCCTTCCTATGTGGCAAGCAGTTTATTGCGTCCTCTTTCA GCAGCTGCAGCTGATGCACTTTCAAAATTCTACTACCCTCCTGTTGCTGCAGTCACCATTTCGTATCCTCAGGAGGCAGTTCGTGGGAATTGTTTGATTGATGGTGAACTGAAGGGTTTTGGACAGTTGCATCCACGCACCCAAGGAGTTGAAACTTTGG GTACCATATACAGTTCATCGCTTTTCCCTAACCGTGCACCGCCTGGGCGGGTCCTTCTCCTGAACTACATTGGAGGAGCAACAAATCCTGGAATTTCATTGAAG ACTGAGAGCCAACTTGTTGAAGCAGTCGATCGTGACCTGAGGAAGATGCTCATAAATTCTAATGCTCGCGAACCTCTTGTTCTGGGGGTCCGGTTATGGTCACAGGCAATTCCACAGTTTTTGGTTGGTCATTTGGATACGTTAAATGCTGCAAAAAATGGTCTCGCTAACTGTGGATTGAAAGGACTCTTTCTTGGGGGTAACTATGTTTCTGGGGTAGCTTTGGGGAGATGTGTGGAGGGTGCTTATGAAGTTGCAGCTGAGGTAAAAGACTTTTTGGCTCAATATGTGTGCAAGTAA